CAGGCCAAACAATTTTCAGAGGAACAGATCATCCGAGCATTGAAACGGCATGAGGCTGGAGAGAAGGTTCCGGATTTATGCCGTGATTTGGGGATTTCCAAACAAACATTCCACCGATGGAAGGCGAAGTTTGGGGGGATGGAGGTCTCTGACGCTCGTCGGCTGAAGCAACTGGAGCAGGAGAATGCGCAGCTGCTGCGGCTCTTGGGAAAGCGGGAGTTGGAGATTGAGGGGATGAAGCACCTTCTATCAAAAAAATGGTGAGGTCCGGCGCACGAAAGCAGGCCGTTCGAGAGCTGGTGCAAGGCCAGTTCGTGAGCGAGCGCCGGGCCTGCATCCTGCTCGGGGTGACGAGATCGGCTTACCGCCGACCGAGCACCCGCGTGGATTGGACGGAGCTACGCAAGCGGTTGATAGAGCTGGCTGGGGAACGGAAGCGGTTCGGCTATCGGCGGCTGCATATGCTGCTTCGCCGGGAGGCCTTCCCCGTGAATGTGAAGCGGATCTACCGGCTCTACAAGGAGGAGGGCCTGTCGGTTCGGAAACGAATTCGAAAGCGGCTAAAGGGGGGAATGCGGAGAGAACTGCGAGTTCCGACCCGGCCGAATGAGCAATGGGCCATGGACTTCACCTCGGATGCCCTGGCCGATGGCCGTTCGATCCGGACACTGAACGTTGTGGATACCTTCACGCGGGAATGCCTGGCCATTGAAGTGGACACAAGTCTTCCCAGCCTTCGGGTGGCTCGAGTGCTGGAACGGATCATTGATGAGCGGGGCCGCCCAGAGATCCTTGTAACGGACAATGGTCCCGAGTTCACCAGTCGAATCTTCGATCAGTGGCGCCACCAACAAGGCATCGAGCACCATCTCATCCAACCCGGAAAGCCGATGCAAAACGGGACCTGCGAGAGTTTTAACGGACGGTTCAGAGACGAATGCCTCAATGAGCATTGGTTCGCCAGCCTGCGAGAAGTTCGAATCATCACGGAAGACTGGCGTCATGATTACAATCACTACAGGCCCCATGGCCCTCTGGGCGGAATAACTCCCATCGAAGCAGCGCGTCGTTGGGATTCACTCCAGTCGCCTACGGCTCCTTCCGCGAATCCCAACGAGATCCTTTTCAACCCAGTAGGCTC
This sequence is a window from Geothrix sp. PMB-07. Protein-coding genes within it:
- a CDS encoding IS3 family transposase (programmed frameshift), which translates into the protein MQAKQFSEEQIIRALKRHEAGEKVPDLCRDLGISKQTFHRWKAKFGGMEVSDARRLKQLEQENAQLLRLLGKRELEIEGMKHLLFKKMVRSGARKQAVRELVQGQFVSERRACILLGVTRSAYRRPSTRVDWTELRKRLIELAGERKRFGYRRLHMLLRREAFPVNVKRIYRLYKEEGLSVRKRIRKRLKGGMRRELRVPTRPNEQWAMDFTSDALADGRSIRTLNVVDTFTRECLAIEVDTSLPSLRVARVLERIIDERGRPEILVTDNGPEFTSRIFDQWRHQQGIEHHLIQPGKPMQNGTCESFNGRFRDECLNEHWFASLREVRIITEDWRHDYNHYRPHGPLGGITPIEAARRWDSLQSPTAPSANPNEILFNPVGSS